In Muribaculum gordoncarteri, the genomic window AGCTCCGAAGAGAATATGCCGTCTTCAAATTTGTATATGAACACCTCCTTGAGCTTGACCCCGAATGCATGGGCGAAACTCACGAAAAGGTCGTGGGTCATGGGGCGTGGAGGTATGATGTTCTCCATTCTGATTGCAATGGATTGGGCTTCAGTCGCACCTATCACTACCGGTATTCGATACGGACCGTCGATTTGGGCGAGTATGAGCGCATAGGCTCCTGTCTGTATCTGACTGTAAGATATTCCCAGTACTTTCAGTTGTATGCGGTTGTCGTTGTCCATTATTTCACAATATTACGTTTTGTCCGGTTATTATTCCACTGCCGTAGCAGAGGTGGCCTTTTGCATCGTATATTACGGCAAACTGTCCCGGGGCTATTCCCTGAACACGGTTCTGCGATTCGATTACATATTCCCTGTCGTTCAACCGTGTCAATGTGCCGGGCTGGAACTCGGGAGCGTGACGGTTCTTGAACGTTATAGGTGTCTTGTTGCACTCTTCGCCCCAAGGATTACCTGAGATGAAGTGCATTTCGTCGAGATGCAAGGTGTTGCCATATTGCTTCTCGGTGTCGTAGCCGTTGCTTACATAGATTACATTGTCATGAACGTTCTTCTTGACAACATACCATGGGCCGCCGCTAAGTCCGAGTCCTTTGCGTTGGCCTATTGTGTGAAACCAGAATCCGTTGTGTTCGCCTATTTTTCGTCCGGTTTCAAGTTCGATGATTGCCCCCTTCTTTATTCCGAGGTGGCGTTTTATAAAATCGTTGTAGTTTATCTTGCCGAGGAAACATATTCCCTGGCTGTCCTTGCGGAATGCATTCGGCATTCGGGCGGCAATGGCTGTTTCCCTGACAGCTGCCTTGGGCATGTTGCCCAACGGGAACATCAGATGACACAGCTGCTCGTAGCTTATGCGGGCGAGGAAGTCGGTCTGGTCCTTTACGGGATCGACTGCCGTTGCAAGATAGGTGGTGTTGCCGATGATATCGGTCGATGCATAGTGTCCTGTGGCCGTCTTGTCGAATTCATGTCCCCAACGCTGTTCAAAATAGCCGAATTTTATCATCTTGTTACACATGATGTCGGGGTTGGGAGTCAATCCCTGTCGCACGGTGTTCAATGCGTATTCCATGACATTGTCCCAATATTCCTGATGCAGTGACACTACATCAAACGGGCATCCGTATTTGCGGGCGATCAGAGTACACATTTCAATGTCCTCTTCGGCCGAACAGTCACCTTCGTCGGTGTCAAGGCCGATGCGGATGTAAAAAAGATGCAGGTCATGACCCTCTTCTTTCAGCTTGTGTACGACTACCGCGCTGTCAACTCCTCCTGAGATTAAAACGGCTATGTTCATTAACAGTATTAAAAATGGTAATGGGGTTAATTGCTATACTTCGTCCAACTCTTCAGATTCGTCCTTGCCATGTTGTGAAATAAGGAAGATGGAAATGAAGTAGTCGAGCGATATCTTGCCGGGCCCGGCCAACAGGAGGAAGAGAAATATGCCTATGAACATTATTGGCAGGTAGCCCGGTTGTGTACTCGATATTGAATAGGTGAATACATCCGACAACAGGTCGTGAAGCAGGTAATATTCCGCGATTATCATTGATATGACAGGCGGTATCACCGCAAGACGGGTTAGGAAACCCACCATGATGAAGAGCGAACACACAAGCTCAATCGTTATCATGACGATGAGCGAGGTTTCGCTGCTCCAGCCCAGAACCGAGGGAAACGTATAGCGCAACGTTGAGAATGTCATGAGATGGCGTATGCCAAACTGCAAGAACATTATTCCTACAAACAGCCTCATAAACAGTCGGGCCAGATTGCTGTAGGTGTATCCTGTGCAACGTATGAACAGGCTTTCGATATGGTGGGTCAGTTTTCGCATTACTCTTTAGTTGTAGTGTTTTGTTGCAGGTTCAAGTTCTCACATATTCTCAACAATTGGTCTACCGACATATTGCGTAGAACAACCTTGTGTTCGTTGTCGAGTAGATATATGTTGGGCATATTGCGAAGGTCGATATATTTTGCCGCATCGGGAGCACTTCCCACTTCCCACTCATAGGGGTAGTCGGCAACCTCTTCCTTCCATTTGGGAGTGGCTTCGCCTACATTTATCACTACTATTTTCAGCTTTCCGCTCTTTACGAGATTGGTGACGGCGACATCGGTTTCAAGTCGCAACATGATTATGGAGCAGTCGGCGCAACTTTCATCGACAAATATCATAGCGATGAATTCACCGTTTTGGTTGTAAAGGTCGTGAGTGGCTCCGTGTCGGGTGGTATAGGACAGCTGATTTACATTTGCGCCTACCTGCGAAGAGTTGAGCATCTTCACTTTTTCCATATAAGGAGCCTTATCGGCATTGCTTATCTTTTTATTGGCAAGTACCGAACGTGCAAACATGATGAACACTTCGTCGCTCCAGAACGGGGCTTCGGGACCGAAGAGATTGCGGTCGGCCTGCTCGGCTATCTGAAGTATTGCCTTGGGGTTGTCCTTGAATCGGTTGAGCAGTGCGTTGGCCGATTTGCGGATGCTGTCGGTGTAGGCATAGGGTACAAATGAGATGTAGTCGCGGAACGCCCTGTTGAATTTTGCCGTGTCAGGCATCACCTTCTTGAAGTCGCAGTTGTCCCAAAACTTCATTATAACGTAACTTGTGCGGTCCTCGAGGGTTGACAATGTGTCAGGCGCCTGAGGATAGGCAAATGGCGTTTCAATCTGTTGTGCATTCATGGCAAGTGACATGGTCATTGCCGTGATTAACGAAAGTATGATTTTTTTCATTTTATGGCTGTTGGCATAATTTTTGATTAACAAAGATAATGAAAGCTCTCGTGAGTACAAAATTAAGAGTAGCTTAAAATTTTTTTGTGATGTTAAAATATATGGTTTTTAACCTAACTTTATGGTTGCATATATTGTTTATTTATTGGTATTAAAATATTAACACTAACATATTATGAATTTCAACAACTTTACTATTAAGTCGCAAGAAGCCATTCAGAAGGCTGTTGAGATAGCCAAAGGTTCAGGCAATCAGGCCATAGAACCGGTGCATTTGCTTAAAGGGCTTATGACTGAAGGCGATTCGTTGATGCAGTTCATCTTTCAGAAGGTAGGCGCCAACATGGGAGTTGTGATGTCGCAGGTCGACCGTGGCATCGCTTCCGAGCCGAAAGTTTCGGGCGGCGAGCCTTACCTCAGCCGTACATCCAACGATGTGCTGCAGAAAGCTCTTGACATTGCCAAGAAACAGGGCGACCAATACGTGACGCTTGAGGCGATATTGCTTGCAATATTCTCGATCAAGAGTCAGGCATCGCAGATTCTTAAGGATGCGGGCCTTACCGAGCATGAGCTTGCCGCCGCCATCGAGGAGTTGCGCAAGGGCAAGAAGGCTAACGATCAAAGCGCCGAGGACACTTATAACGCTCTCAGCAAATATGCCGTTAACCTTAATGAACGTGCTCGCTCGGGAAAGCTTGACCCGGTTATTGGCCGTGACGATGAAATACGCCGCGTGCTGCAGATTCTTAGCCGACGCACCAAGAACAACCCGATGCTTATCGGTGAACCCGGTACCGGTAAAACCGCTATTGCCGAAGGTCTTGCCCACCGTATAGTGCGTGGCGATGTCCCCGAGAATCTGAAAAACAAGCAGATTTTCTCGCTTGACATGGGTGCGCTTGTTGCAGGTGCCAAGTATAAGGGTGAGTTTGAGGAACGATTGAAGGCTATAGTCAATGAAGTGACTCAGAGCGATGGCGACATCATTCTGTTTATCGATGAGATTCACACATTGGTTGGTGCCGGAAAGGGTGAAGGCGCGATGGATGCCGCTAACATATTAAAACCTGCACTTGCACGTGGTGAATTGCGAAGCATCGGTGCCACTACGCTTGACGAGTATCAGAAATATTTTGAAAAGGACAAGGCTCTTGAACGCCGATTCCAAAAAGTAATGGTCAACGAGCCCGATGAGATGAGTGCTATATCGATTCTTCGTGGATTGAAGGAGCGTTATGAAAATCACCATCAGGTGCGCATCCGCGATGAGGCGATTATAGCCGCCGTTCAGCTTTCGGAGCGTTACATAACCGACCGTTTCCTCCCCGACAAGGCTATCGACCTTATCGACGAGGCTGCGTCGAAGTTGCGACTTGAACGCGACTCGGTGCCTCAGGCTCTTGACGAGATTACGCGTAAGATTGCCCAGCTTGAGATTGAGCGTGAGGCAATTAAGCGTGAAGGCGATAAAGTAAAGATAAAGGATATCGAGAAGGAGCTTGCCGACCTGCGTGATGTCGAGAAGGATTTCAAGGCTAAATGGCAGTCGCAGAAGGAGCTCATAAATCGCATCCAGCAGAATAAAATCGACATGGAGCAACTCAAGTTTGAGGCCGACAAGGCTGAACGTGAGGGCGATTATGCAAAGGTTGCCGAAATCCGTTACTCCAAGATTCAGGAGAAGGAGAAGGAAAACGAGCGCATTCAGCTTGAGTTGAATGAGATGTCGGGCGAAAAGTCGTTGATTAAGGAGGAGGTTGACTCCGACGATATTGCCGATGTCGTTTCGCGCTGGACCGGAATTCCTGTAAGCAAGATGGTGCAGAGTGAGAAGGAGAAATTGCTGCATCTTGAAGAGGAACTGCACAAGCGTGTCGTAGGACAGGAAGAGGCCATTGCCGCCATTGCCGATGCCGTGCGTCGCAGTCGTGCCGGACTTAACGACCCCCGTCGTCCTATCGGATCATTCATATTCCTTGGTACCACCGGTGTGGGAAAGACGGAGCTTGCAAAGGCACTTGCCGAATATCTGTTTGATGACGAGAACATGATGACCCGTATCGACATGAGTGAGTATCAGGAGAAGCACACTGTGTCGCGACTCGTTGGAGCGCCTCCGGGATACGTTGGATATGATGAAGGCGGACAACTCACTGAGGCAGTGCGTCGCAAACCATACTCAGTCGTGCTGTTTGACGAGATAGAGAAGGCTCATCCCGATGTGTTCAACATCCTGTTGCAGGTTCTTGACGACGGTCGATTGACCGATAACAAGGGTCGTCTTGTCAATTTCAAGAATACGATAATCATCATGACCT contains:
- a CDS encoding DoxX family protein, whose product is MRKLTHHIESLFIRCTGYTYSNLARLFMRLFVGIMFLQFGIRHLMTFSTLRYTFPSVLGWSSETSLIVMITIELVCSLFIMVGFLTRLAVIPPVISMIIAEYYLLHDLLSDVFTYSISSTQPGYLPIMFIGIFLFLLLAGPGKISLDYFISIFLISQHGKDESEELDEV
- a CDS encoding DUF5106 domain-containing protein; amino-acid sequence: MKKIILSLITAMTMSLAMNAQQIETPFAYPQAPDTLSTLEDRTSYVIMKFWDNCDFKKVMPDTAKFNRAFRDYISFVPYAYTDSIRKSANALLNRFKDNPKAILQIAEQADRNLFGPEAPFWSDEVFIMFARSVLANKKISNADKAPYMEKVKMLNSSQVGANVNQLSYTTRHGATHDLYNQNGEFIAMIFVDESCADCSIIMLRLETDVAVTNLVKSGKLKIVVINVGEATPKWKEEVADYPYEWEVGSAPDAAKYIDLRNMPNIYLLDNEHKVVLRNMSVDQLLRICENLNLQQNTTTKE
- the mnmA gene encoding tRNA 2-thiouridine(34) synthase MnmA, whose amino-acid sequence is MNIAVLISGGVDSAVVVHKLKEEGHDLHLFYIRIGLDTDEGDCSAEEDIEMCTLIARKYGCPFDVVSLHQEYWDNVMEYALNTVRQGLTPNPDIMCNKMIKFGYFEQRWGHEFDKTATGHYASTDIIGNTTYLATAVDPVKDQTDFLARISYEQLCHLMFPLGNMPKAAVRETAIAARMPNAFRKDSQGICFLGKINYNDFIKRHLGIKKGAIIELETGRKIGEHNGFWFHTIGQRKGLGLSGGPWYVVKKNVHDNVIYVSNGYDTEKQYGNTLHLDEMHFISGNPWGEECNKTPITFKNRHAPEFQPGTLTRLNDREYVIESQNRVQGIAPGQFAVIYDAKGHLCYGSGIITGQNVIL
- the clpB gene encoding ATP-dependent chaperone ClpB; translation: MNFNNFTIKSQEAIQKAVEIAKGSGNQAIEPVHLLKGLMTEGDSLMQFIFQKVGANMGVVMSQVDRGIASEPKVSGGEPYLSRTSNDVLQKALDIAKKQGDQYVTLEAILLAIFSIKSQASQILKDAGLTEHELAAAIEELRKGKKANDQSAEDTYNALSKYAVNLNERARSGKLDPVIGRDDEIRRVLQILSRRTKNNPMLIGEPGTGKTAIAEGLAHRIVRGDVPENLKNKQIFSLDMGALVAGAKYKGEFEERLKAIVNEVTQSDGDIILFIDEIHTLVGAGKGEGAMDAANILKPALARGELRSIGATTLDEYQKYFEKDKALERRFQKVMVNEPDEMSAISILRGLKERYENHHQVRIRDEAIIAAVQLSERYITDRFLPDKAIDLIDEAASKLRLERDSVPQALDEITRKIAQLEIEREAIKREGDKVKIKDIEKELADLRDVEKDFKAKWQSQKELINRIQQNKIDMEQLKFEADKAEREGDYAKVAEIRYSKIQEKEKENERIQLELNEMSGEKSLIKEEVDSDDIADVVSRWTGIPVSKMVQSEKEKLLHLEEELHKRVVGQEEAIAAIADAVRRSRAGLNDPRRPIGSFIFLGTTGVGKTELAKALAEYLFDDENMMTRIDMSEYQEKHTVSRLVGAPPGYVGYDEGGQLTEAVRRKPYSVVLFDEIEKAHPDVFNILLQVLDDGRLTDNKGRLVNFKNTIIIMTSNMGSQVIRENFADINDDNRQEVIEKTKVEVLDMLKQTIRPEFLNRIDEIIMFTPLNEREIEEIVGIQVSGIRKMLAKNGVQLEVTPEALSFLAKEGYNPEFGARPVKRVLQRMVLNRLSKDILAQKVDREHPIIIDYKDDDLVFRN